GTATCCTGAATATGAAAATGATTGATGGAGATTTTATGCCTCTGTTTTGTCTGATAAAATGATATATAAGCTCTTATATAGATGGTTTTCTACATAAACAGCATGTCCAAATATTTTCCATAACTATCCATGATCAAGAAATAGGCTATAAAATATATCAAGCTAGTTCTTTCTATAGACGGTATCATATTCGATTTTTAGTTACTGTTCATATCAAAAATAGTGACTCGAAAAATGATTTTATAGTGTCTATATCATAAGCAGCACCTATACAGGGCATCATAAAGGCGGCAGAGTCTCTGCCTGAACTACCGGGGACGAAGACAAAGGTGGCAGAGGCTCTGCCGGGACTTTGGGGGTGTTAGATAAGGGTGACGAAGAGGCGGACTGGAGCTGGGTGGTGGAGGACAAGGGGCGCAGAGGGTCTGCCGAGGTGCCGATTCCCCCTTACTTTTGCTCCATCATATTCAAACAGTAAGATTATGCCTCAGATCAGTCTTTTTTACGGCATCATTATTATGATGTACTTCTCCGATCACGCGCCGGCGCATTTCCATGCGTGGTATGGGAATTATAAGGTTACGGTATCCATCAAAGATGGTGTGGTGAAAGGTGAAATGCCAGCGCGGGCGCTGCGGATGATACTGGAGTGGCTCGATTTGCATCGCGACGAGTTGATGGTGAATTGGGAGCGGGCCTGCAAGGGCGAGGCATTGAACAAAATAGAACCTCTGACATGAATGCAATGATGTTTACAGAAGTGGTACGGGCCGAATACGCGGGGGGATACCGCGTGCGGCTGTGGTTTAACAACGAGACGGTGAAAACGGTGGATCTGGAACAATCGCTGAAAGGAAGCGTGTTCGAACCTCTGAAGGACGTGGAACGGTTCAAGCGGTTCCAAGTCAAATATGCCACCATCGAATGGGAGAACGGCGCAGATCTGGCTCCGGAATATCTCTTTGAGTTGCCGGCTGTGGAATAAGTCAGGGACGTTTCTCTGAGATCTCTCTTCCTTTTCTTGATGGTTCTTCCTCTCTCCCCTTGATGGTCTCCCTTTTCTTCCCTTGATGGAAGAAAAGGAAGCAAAAGAAGATCAAGGCGTCAGGGACGCCTGCCAAGTTTGCCGGGTACCGAACAACCGTATCGGCCTTGGCTGAGGTCGCCGGCAACTTAATGGATATATGGTTCTACTCTGGCTGGGGCTGTCGGGCTTTGGCGGCTTGGTACTGGCGGATCATCTTCCGACGGACGCGTATGATCTGCCGACGGTAGACGAGGGCGGCAAGGAGGAAGTAGAGGCCGGTCTGCAGCCAAAGGAGACGGTACTCACGGGCGACGTCGAAGAGGGTGGCGCCGCAACTCTTGATCAGCACAAAGCCGCGGATGGCTG
The sequence above is drawn from the Tannerella serpentiformis genome and encodes:
- a CDS encoding DUF4160 domain-containing protein; translation: MPQISLFYGIIIMMYFSDHAPAHFHAWYGNYKVTVSIKDGVVKGEMPARALRMILEWLDLHRDELMVNWERACKGEALNKIEPLT
- a CDS encoding DUF2442 domain-containing protein, whose product is MNAMMFTEVVRAEYAGGYRVRLWFNNETVKTVDLEQSLKGSVFEPLKDVERFKRFQVKYATIEWENGADLAPEYLFELPAVE